The following coding sequences are from one Mytilus trossulus isolate FHL-02 chromosome 8, PNRI_Mtr1.1.1.hap1, whole genome shotgun sequence window:
- the LOC134727876 gene encoding uncharacterized protein LOC134727876, which translates to MNDEPSTSGGSTRSISQKHQDDVDVMAAKPPEVRDGTKLSIPLKLKDNNDVISDKHPVVTAELSALDDRQKRWLIVGICLQKIVLPALRQYIVPILIDLYNELILKQAIDTQTYQTHLTRYAPANTDLNYEAVNNNQAKYGNQRAKYDYTIKSVVDLSKLFLPTHMTLDTDFHETCDISAWLGLIINTGRFPVSVSSCAENVQSDIRNPWVHCNFTEWDDLKYSHSFKLMEKLVKTLRLSSYKRGQIIMELREWKINAKPSDLDDNEKRWLVVGICMNTVLIPALRKYVVPILTVLYNELTRYQNIDTQIYPTHSEYYQPTHKSLNYGAVNNNKARFGKKHAMYDYTIQSVVDLSKLFLPTHMTNYTGFDDTCDISALLGLIVNIDKFPQIVKSDAEEVRRSIQNPWTRGNCTHWDAVQYSNAFQLMKKIVKDLNLSLNEENQIIEKMNEWELNELLQGDNVKMATSKDEPDTVRDDIEIHGHTGGKHEDPDLLPFAGTSEDFRKLLSTGSYESFENRVFLCGSCACGKSTLASVLIGSPIPLTWKSTDGLVIHFGRNGINLESFEMVPLKEEERGHNVLTKLVIGKPNREITKRQTIDNQQDSCFAPSSIDLTELNLQVTKTNANFSPEVSLCTDDDVVENEVLPGENTSTSEINNTSLISLPNVKRVEAYAVHEDILKVVKSGQYKVKIAPSDLVDFGGQRSYDMTHQLFVQHGGTFVVMFDGSKDFQEPLTEYPTGDISNETIVKHWVNSILTYCVDDSSIMPKILFAATHRDILSDDMQTKRNNEFVKRVTEMFGSHKMNKHIVFDPVFFINGTDKDDQEIQHLKNQLVTIARNQPSWGLRRPIIWVPIEILIDNMIKDNIHIIPKAYLAEANKMNKDLGLSDKQMDEFLLTQHALGKIMYFDQAELNNFIILYPPALVNILRSFITDEMFWPKDETLRSILRRMTETGKIYKTDLIKLWQQKQFVHHIPDDDFKEFIIQVLVHLDVLVLPKRYSGQDDTHIDYFLVPCTVKHKMPMSFLDDKSFANRTIALVYHIRQSSIPSALSFKLIGAVSGIWPIKEVNARPLLYHSSAVLCVDSQTEFRIIVEDNRIVVYLTNMSSRSCISPDIAASIQDCLTVTLQAVLKFYLISIGKNHQQVNVSNLFHIEVGEVCCRAPCVISVSKAKQTPEWVCNSGNTHFSRDPLLWIFNKTHQECSSNCPGLDESVLTMSPSEQHLSRLAYQLNIQSCRELIINLGIQLNDWEDIEYSYIRMPLIIKIMALNFWKTTNIVGRPNKSFNNLLDALKAVGDTRHLLCKVFREYTHLLDIADVRLQEVPDDDVLQSLPKNLGNCAIPLGIELGISISSIEETMTRHPRDMYNQISDILRKWKTSTCSREVKPTIYKLMLALERVHTGGLDYLKDIYLGH; encoded by the exons ATGAACGACGAACCTTCGACATCAGGTGGCAGTACACGTTCAATATCACAAAAGCACCAAGATGATGTCGATGTGATGGCTGCCAAACCTCCGGAAGTAAGAGATGGAACAAAACTTTCAATACCACTGAAACTGAAAGATAACAATGATGTGATATCTGACAAGCATCCAGTAGTAACAG cagaACTGTCAGCTTTAGACGATAGGCAGAAGAGATGGTTGATTGTTGGAATATGTCTTCAGAAGATAGTATTACCAGCACTGAGGCAGTATATTGTTCCAATTTTAATAGACCTGTATAATGAATTAATTCTCAAACAGGCAATTGACACGCAAACATATCAAACACATTTAACACGATATGCTCCAGCAAACACTGACCTGAATTATGAAGCTGTCAACAACAACCAAGCAAAGTATGGTAATCAAAGAGCAAAGTACGACTACACAATCAAAAGTGTTGTTGATCTATCGAAGCTATTTCTACCGACACACATGACACTCGATACAGACTTTCATGAAACATGTGACATTTCTGCTTGGCTGGGATTGATCATCAATACTGGCAGGTTTCCAGTATCTGTTAGCTCATGTGCAGAAAAT GTACAAAGTGATATAAGAAACCCATGGGTTCATTGCAATTTCACTGAATGGGATGATTTAAAGTATTCTCATTCATTCAAACTGATGGAAAAGCTAGTAAAGACACTTAGGCTGAGTTCCTACAAAAGAGGTCAAATCATTATGGAATTGAGAGAATGGAAAATTAATG CTAAACCATCAGATTTAGACGACAATGAGAAAAGGTGGTTGGTTGTTGGAATATGTATGAACACTGTATTAATACCAGCTTTGAGGAAATATGTTGTTCCAATTCTAACAGTACTCTATAATGAATTAACCCGCTATCAGAATATTGATACGCAAATATATCCAACACATTCAGAATATTATCAACCAACACACAAAAGCCTGAACTATGGAGCTGTCAACAACAACAAAGCAAGGTTTGGTAAGAAACATGCAATGTACGACTACACAATCCAGAGTGTTGTTGATTTATCCAAGCTATTTTTACCGACACATATGACGAACTATACAGGCTTTGATGACACATGTGACATATCTGCTTTGCTGGGATTGATCGTCAATATTGACAAGTTTCCTCAAATTGTAAAGTCAGATGCCGAAGAA GTACGACGAAGTATACAGAACCCATGGACACGAGGCAATTGCACTCACTGGGATGCGGTACAATACTCAAATGCTTTCCAACTGATGAAAAAAATAGTCAAGGACCTCAATCTGAGTTTAAAcgaggaaaatcaaatcattGAGAAAATGAATGAATGGGAATTAAACG AACTTTTACAAGGAGACAATGTTAAAATGGCGACCTCTAAAGATGAACCAGACACTGTTAGAGACGATATTGAAATACATGGACATACAGGAGGCAAGCATGAAG atCCTGATTTGCTTCCTTTTGCTGGAACGTCTGAAGATTTTCGAAAACTGCTATCCACTGGATCATATGAGTCGTTTGAAAATAGAGTTTTCCTTTGTGGAAGTTGTGCATGTGGAAAGTCCACCCTAGCAAGTGTTTTAATTGGTAGCCCAATACCACTTACATGGAAATCAACAGATGGATTAGTCATACACTTTGGGCGTAATGGTATCAACTTGGAGAGTTTTGAGATGGTCCCTTTAAAAGAAG aagaaagAGGTCATAATGTGTTGACCAAGTTAGTAATTGGAAAACCAAATCGTGAGATCACTAAACGTCAAACTATTGATAACCAACAGGACTCGTGCTTTGCTCCATCCTCTATTGATTTGACAGAATTAAATCTTCAGGTTACTAAGACTAATGCTAATTTCAGTCCAGAAGTTTCTCTATGCACCGATGATGACGTTGTGGAAAATGAGGTCTTACCAGGGGAAAACACCAGTacatctgaaataaacaatacttCATTAATTAGTCTGCCTAATGTGAAAAGGGTTGAAGCCTATGCTGTACATGAAGACATTTTGAAAGTAGTTAAGAGTGGTCAATACAAAGTTAAGATTGCACCTTCAGATTTAGTTGACTTTGGTGGTCAAAGGTCGTATGATATGACCCATCAGTTATTTGTACAGCACGGTGGTACATTTGTGGTGATGTTTGATGGCAGTAAGGATTTTCAAGAACCTCTGACAGAATATCCTACGGGTGATATTTCTAATGAAA CTATTGTGAAACATTGGGTCAACTCAATACTCACCTACTGTGTTGATGATAGTAGTATCATGCCAAAGATCTTGTTTGCTGCAACGCATAGGGATATTCTCTCAGAT GATATGCAGACGAAAAGGAATAACGAATTTGTAAAGAGAGTCACTGAAATGTTTGGTTCCcataaaatgaataaacacaTTGTCTTCGATCCGGTTTTCTTCATAAACGGTACCGACAAAGACGATCAAGAAATACAGCATTTGAAAAACCAACTTGTCACTATTGCTCGGAACCAGCCATCTTGGGGACTACGACGGCCAATAATTTGGGTCCCAATTGAGATTCTGATCGATAATATGATCAAAGATAATATTCATATCATACCAAAAGCATACTTAGCTGAGGCAAACAAAATGAACAAAGATTTAGGACTTTCTGACAAACAAATGGACGAGTTTCTGTTAACACAACACGCATTGGGCAAAATCATGTACTTTGATCAAGCGGAACTTAACAATTTTATCATTCTGTATCCTCCTGCATTGGTCAATATTCTGAGGTCATTCATCACAGATGAAATGTTTTGGCCCAAAGATGAGACCCTAAGAAGTATTCTAAGAAGAATGACAGAAACaggtaaaatatacaaaacagacCTCATTAAGCTATGGCAACAGAAACAATTCGTTCATCATATACCAGATGATGACTTCAAAGAGTTCATTATTCAGGTCCTTGTACATCTCGATGTTTTGGTCCTGCCAAAACGATACTCTGGCCAGGATGACACAcacatagattattttttagTTCCATGCACAGTTAAACACAAGATGCCGATGTCCTTTCTGGATGACAAATCATTTGCAAACAGAACAATTGCGTTGGTCTATCACATACGACAGTCATCCATACCGTCGGCATTGTCTTTCAAACTGATAGGTGCTGTTAGTGGTATTTGGCCTATCAAAGAGGTGAACGCACGTCCATTATTATACCATTCCTCAGCTGTACTATGTGTTGACAGCCAAACTGAGTTTCGAATAATAGTAGAAGACAACAGAATTGTCGTCTATCTTACAAACATGTCATCTAGGTCTTGCATCTCCCCAGATATCGCAGCCAGTATTCAAGATTGCTTGACGGTTACTTTACAAGCTGTTTTGAAGTTTTATTTAATCAGCATAGGAAAAAACCACCAACAAGTAAATGTGTCGAATCTCTTTCACATTGAAGTCGGAGAAGTTTGTTGCAGAGCTCCATGTGTGATATCAGtttcaaaggcaaaacaaactCCTGAGTGGGTGTGTAATAGTGGAAATACACATTTCTCTAGAGATCCTTTACTGTGGATTTTTAACAAG ACGCATCAAGAGTGTTCATCCAATTGCCCAG gtctGGACGAATCTGTCCTGACAATGTCACCAAGTGAGCAACATCTATCAAGACTTGCCTATCAACTGAATATTCAAAGTTGTAGGGAGTTGATAATTAACCTCGGGATACAACTGAATGACTGGGAAGATATTGAGTACAGCTACATACGCATGCCGCTTATTATCAAAATCATGGCATTGAATTTCTGGAAAACGACAAACATAGTGGGAAGACCAAACAAATCATTCAACAACTTGCTAGATGCACTGAAGGCAGTTGGCGACACAAGGCATTTACTTTGCAAG GTGTTTAGGGAATACACACATTTATTAG ATATTGCAGATGTCCGACTTCAAGAAGTTCCAGATGATGATGTTTTGCAAAGTCTTCCTAAGAACCTTGGTAACTGCGCTATACCACTCGGAATAGAGCTAGGAATAAGTATTAGTTCGATAGAGGAAACAATGACTCGGCATCCAAGAGATATGTACAATCAAATATCAGACATCTTGAGAAAATGGAaaacttcaacatgttcaagagAAGTAAAACcgacaatttacaaattaatgttaGCACTGGAACGCGTACATACTGGAGGGTTGGATTACTTAAAGGACATCTATCTTGGGCATTAA